In one window of Candidatus Zixiibacteriota bacterium DNA:
- a CDS encoding peptidylprolyl isomerase has protein sequence MFETLRRMIKPIIFVVLILFAGLIVLEWGYDFSGRTQDGATRYAGVINEEPVTWEVYQRVLSNLISQETQRLDADLTDTQTKQIEQQAWNQLLQSRLLAQQAKKHSISVTNSDVYTFLKFSPPAYLQNAPTFQTNGTFDYQKYLNALADPQYAAVWQSLDSAVRNDIRTMKMQQIVIEAAQVSDAEIRQAYIDSLEKVTVALVNVPYSRFAGVPPVTTEAELLAQYEKTKDNYKMEERVSLNAVISDNLPSEFDWEVAKGRADKIRDSIQGGADFGELAAAFSEDATNNQQGGDLGWFGRGIMVPQFDSVAFSIKEGELSRPVRTDFGWHLLLHKGFRDVAVPDGKKGETTQEANVAHILIKAPLSPESEIRKSQELEKFAEAARSVGFTKAAEDAGLSVRKIATFYRDGAMGVLNVNAAANTFAFENPVNTISDVITGDVGNFVIQVAEKMPAGTATFEEVKARVKQEVVREKIAELCKDTANAIYTDIQSGSEAKAAAEKHNAQYQTLEPFNRNAFVAGLGRDPKAIGAAFALKSPNEISPVVEFSSGAAILQLIERTSPDLTGFNDQKDSLRTIIRQAKQQELYGRWFDKLIKSSSIENNTNAPDQISQAN, from the coding sequence ATGTTTGAAACACTAAGAAGAATGATAAAGCCTATTATCTTCGTCGTACTTATTTTATTTGCAGGCCTGATTGTCCTCGAGTGGGGATACGATTTTTCAGGGCGAACTCAGGACGGAGCTACCCGCTACGCCGGAGTGATAAACGAAGAGCCCGTCACATGGGAAGTCTATCAGCGTGTCCTGAGCAATCTTATATCGCAGGAAACTCAGCGCCTTGATGCCGATCTTACCGACACGCAGACAAAACAGATTGAACAACAGGCCTGGAACCAACTGTTGCAGTCCCGTCTCCTTGCCCAGCAAGCCAAAAAGCACAGTATTTCTGTGACTAACAGTGATGTCTATACATTCCTCAAATTCTCTCCTCCCGCCTATTTGCAAAATGCCCCGACCTTCCAGACCAATGGAACATTTGACTACCAAAAGTATCTGAATGCGCTCGCCGACCCACAGTACGCAGCGGTCTGGCAGTCCCTTGATTCCGCTGTCCGAAACGACATCCGCACAATGAAGATGCAGCAAATTGTTATCGAAGCGGCTCAGGTCTCTGACGCGGAGATTCGTCAAGCGTATATCGACAGCCTCGAAAAAGTCACAGTCGCTTTGGTCAATGTCCCCTACAGCCGATTTGCTGGAGTGCCTCCGGTTACCACGGAAGCGGAACTATTAGCGCAATACGAAAAGACCAAAGACAATTACAAAATGGAGGAGCGCGTTTCACTCAACGCGGTCATTTCAGATAATCTCCCGAGCGAATTTGATTGGGAAGTCGCAAAAGGACGCGCCGATAAGATTCGTGATTCCATCCAGGGGGGAGCTGACTTTGGCGAACTTGCAGCTGCCTTCTCTGAGGACGCCACGAATAACCAGCAAGGCGGCGATCTTGGCTGGTTTGGCCGTGGTATTATGGTGCCGCAGTTTGACTCAGTCGCTTTTAGTATTAAGGAAGGCGAACTGTCGCGCCCCGTCCGAACTGATTTCGGCTGGCATCTTTTACTCCACAAAGGATTTCGAGATGTAGCGGTACCTGACGGCAAAAAAGGCGAGACGACACAAGAAGCCAATGTCGCCCATATCCTCATAAAAGCTCCGCTGTCTCCTGAGAGCGAAATCAGAAAATCACAGGAGCTTGAAAAGTTTGCTGAAGCGGCCAGATCAGTGGGCTTCACAAAAGCGGCCGAAGATGCCGGACTCAGCGTTCGCAAGATCGCAACATTCTATCGCGACGGCGCAATGGGAGTCCTTAATGTAAACGCCGCGGCCAATACATTTGCCTTTGAAAATCCGGTCAACACTATCTCGGATGTGATCACCGGCGATGTCGGCAATTTTGTCATCCAGGTGGCCGAAAAAATGCCCGCCGGTACAGCCACATTCGAAGAAGTCAAGGCTCGTGTAAAGCAAGAGGTTGTGAGAGAAAAGATTGCTGAGCTATGCAAAGACACCGCAAACGCCATCTATACCGACATCCAGAGCGGATCTGAGGCCAAGGCAGCCGCTGAGAAGCATAACGCGCAGTACCAAACGCTTGAGCCATTTAATCGCAATGCGTTTGTTGCGGGTCTTGGACGCGACCCAAAAGCAATCGGCGCGGCCTTCGCTCTAAAAAGTCCGAACGAAATCTCCCCGGTAGTTGAATTCTCGAGCGGCGCGGCCATTCTTCAGCTTATTGAGCGAACCAGCCCTGATCTGACCGGATTCAACGATCAAAAGGATTCGCTTAGAACGATTATTAGACAGGCCAAGCAACAGGAACTGTATGGCCGGTGGTTTGACAAGCTCATCAAGAGCTCCTCAATAGAGAACAACACCAACGCGCCTGATCAGATTTCTCAAGCGAATTAG